The Syngnathus typhle isolate RoL2023-S1 ecotype Sweden linkage group LG3, RoL_Styp_1.0, whole genome shotgun sequence genome window below encodes:
- the aftpha gene encoding aftiphilin a isoform X2, translating into MEPDVIRLYSSSPPPMEDAEEEEEDDEFGDFSSVSAGEPDAPAGLASFATPPLELFNGVPVARRDVKANGVAPGSHPAPVGSRDRSDEKRPDCPVAGVDGEIITNGFADVESGPQTFVSRHDNAEGDAGGSEAEFADFAAFSHSGHHRGGCAAHRTAAQPDGEQSDCATGGERGAGSVRCQASNGIRHHVGVEWITVDDTSVHNDSGHNDSGHNDSVDNDSVDNNSVDSTSVSDAGPDSVRVDGGPVGNAGVDDARVSADGGSSDGRTSDTETSFGQPLSTDGLEECGGDLSATGSPPLLREENAALADRSQLDEDGEEFGDFGAAGPLGEQAFAGSNCREACDDFGDFKAPKADADEEGGASFGHFAAAHARWSAFGEETEGALASADASWAPFGSDDVVSEARTPAVEQDGSRSSETPWTRVEKLLEASFPRAADGAGEEQVASLKTLLEAAGSALGGGVWPRLRDVHQAVGLRHQWGGSYCNKTLLACLGIDTRNILFTGQKKQPLIVPVYAASLGMLEPTKEPAKPVSAAEMIASIAQAPPATAAQGPSDGVQEALPPVQFDWSSSGLTNPLDGVDPELVELTTAKMESGGAGSRVADAFARLMSTVDKTSTSTRRTRKDEKLSSEAAEVICGLPDLSFMTAKVLMFPATLVPLSASATPD; encoded by the exons ATGGAGCCTGACGTCATCCGGCTGTACTCGTCGTCCCCGCCCCCCATGGAGGAcgcggaggaagaagaggaggacgacgagTTTGGCGACTTTTCATCTGTGTCGGCCGGCGAGCCGGATGCCCCCGCCGGCCTCGCCTCCTTCGCCACCCCGCCGCTGGAGCTCTTCAACGGCGTGCCGGTCGCACGCCGCGACGTCAAGGCCAACGGCGTGGCTCCCGGAAGCCATCCGGCGCCCGTCGGAAGCCGCGACCGGTCGGACGAGAAGAGGCCCGACTGTCCTGTGGCGGGGGTCGACGGCGAGATCATCACAAACGGATTCGCGGACGTGGAGTCGGGTCCGCAAACATTTGTCAGCCGCCACGACAATGCCGAAGGGGACGCCGGCGGTTCTGAGGCGGAGTTTGCTGATTTTGCCGCTTTCTCGCACTCGGGACACCACCGGGGGGGATGTGCTGCACACAGAACTGCCGCTCAGCCGGACGGCGAACAAAGTGACTGCGCCACCGGTGGCGAGCGGGGCGCCGGTAGCGTCCGCTGCCAAGCTAGCAATGGCATTCGTCACCACGTTGGCGTTGAATGGATCACTGTCGACGACACGAGCGTCCACAACGATAGCGGCCACAACGATAGCGGCCATAACGATAGCGTCGACAACGATAGCGTCGACAACAATAGCGTCGACAGCACGAGCGTCAGTGACGCAGGTCCTGACAGTGTCCGTGTCGACGGCGGTCCCGTGGGCAACGCTGGTGTCGACGACGCCCGCGTCTCGGCGGACGGCGGCTCGTCGGACGGGCGGACCTCAGACACGGAGACGTCGTTCGGCCAGCCGCTGTCCACGGACGGCCTGGAGGAGTGCGGCGGCGACCTGAGCGCCACAGGCTCGCCGCCCCTCTTGCGGGAAGAGAACGCCGCCCTTGCCGATCGCAGCCAGCTCGACGAGGACGGCGAGGAATTTGGGGACTTTGGAGCCGCGGGCCCGTTGGGCGAGCAGGCCTTTGCCGGCTCCAACTGCCGCGAAGCCTGCGATGACTTTGGCGACTTCAAAGCCCCCAAAGCTGACGCCGATGAAGAGGGAGGAGCCTCCTTTGGCCATTTTGCAGCCGCCCATGCCAGATGGAGCGCCTTCGGAGAGGAGACGGAGGGCGCGTTGGCCTCCGCCGATGCGTCGTGGGCGCCGTTTGGCTCGGACGACGTCGTCTCAGAGGCCCGGACCCCCGCCGTGGAGCAGGACGGGAGTAGATCCTCG GAGACACCGTGGACTCGAGTGGAGAAGTTGTTGGAAGCGAGCTTTCCCCGGGCCGCAGATGGCGCCGGCGAGGAGCAGGTGGCCTCGCTCAAGACGCTTCTGGAGGCCGCCGGCAG CGCGCTCGGTGGCGGCGTGTGGCCGCGGCTGCGAGATGTCCACCAGGCGGTGGGCCTCAGGCATCAGTGGGGCGGCTCCTACTGCAACAAAACGCTGCTGGCCTGCCTCGGCATCGACACGCGCAACATT ctgttcaccGGACAGAAGAAGCAGCCGCTCATCGTGCCCGTCTACGCCGCCAGcctg GGCATGTTGGAGCCCACCAAAGAGCCAGCCAAGCCCGTCTCGGCGGCAGAGATGATCGCTTCCATCGCGCAAGCGCCACCGGCAACGGCGGCTCAGGGCCCCTCGGATGGCGTccag GAGGCGCTCCCGCCCGTCCAGTTCGACTGGAGCAGCAGTGGCCTTACCAATCCTTTGGACG GTGTGGACCCCGAACTGGTGGAGCTGACCACGGCCAAGATGGAGTCGGGCGGCGCCGGCAGCCGCGTGGCAGACGCCTTCGCCCGCCTCATGTCCACCGTGGACAAGACCAGCACCTCCACCAG GAGGACGCGTAAGGACGAGAAGCTGAGCTCGGAGG
- the aftpha gene encoding aftiphilin a isoform X1, whose amino-acid sequence MEPDVIRLYSSSPPPMEDAEEEEEDDEFGDFSSVSAGEPDAPAGLASFATPPLELFNGVPVARRDVKANGVAPGSHPAPVGSRDRSDEKRPDCPVAGVDGEIITNGFADVESGPQTFVSRHDNAEGDAGGSEAEFADFAAFSHSGHHRGGCAAHRTAAQPDGEQSDCATGGERGAGSVRCQASNGIRHHVGVEWITVDDTSVHNDSGHNDSGHNDSVDNDSVDNNSVDSTSVSDAGPDSVRVDGGPVGNAGVDDARVSADGGSSDGRTSDTETSFGQPLSTDGLEECGGDLSATGSPPLLREENAALADRSQLDEDGEEFGDFGAAGPLGEQAFAGSNCREACDDFGDFKAPKADADEEGGASFGHFAAAHARWSAFGEETEGALASADASWAPFGSDDVVSEARTPAVEQDGSRSSETPWTRVEKLLEASFPRAADGAGEEQVASLKTLLEAAGSALGGGVWPRLRDVHQAVGLRHQWGGSYCNKTLLACLGIDTRNILFTGQKKQPLIVPVYAASLGMLEPTKEPAKPVSAAEMIASIAQAPPATAAQGPSDGVQEALPPVQFDWSSSGLTNPLDASGGSFLLNLDFFGSVDDSGSSCSAAIPGVDPELVELTTAKMESGGAGSRVADAFARLMSTVDKTSTSTRRTRKDEKLSSEAAEVICGLPDLSFMTAKVLMFPATLVPLSASATPD is encoded by the exons ATGGAGCCTGACGTCATCCGGCTGTACTCGTCGTCCCCGCCCCCCATGGAGGAcgcggaggaagaagaggaggacgacgagTTTGGCGACTTTTCATCTGTGTCGGCCGGCGAGCCGGATGCCCCCGCCGGCCTCGCCTCCTTCGCCACCCCGCCGCTGGAGCTCTTCAACGGCGTGCCGGTCGCACGCCGCGACGTCAAGGCCAACGGCGTGGCTCCCGGAAGCCATCCGGCGCCCGTCGGAAGCCGCGACCGGTCGGACGAGAAGAGGCCCGACTGTCCTGTGGCGGGGGTCGACGGCGAGATCATCACAAACGGATTCGCGGACGTGGAGTCGGGTCCGCAAACATTTGTCAGCCGCCACGACAATGCCGAAGGGGACGCCGGCGGTTCTGAGGCGGAGTTTGCTGATTTTGCCGCTTTCTCGCACTCGGGACACCACCGGGGGGGATGTGCTGCACACAGAACTGCCGCTCAGCCGGACGGCGAACAAAGTGACTGCGCCACCGGTGGCGAGCGGGGCGCCGGTAGCGTCCGCTGCCAAGCTAGCAATGGCATTCGTCACCACGTTGGCGTTGAATGGATCACTGTCGACGACACGAGCGTCCACAACGATAGCGGCCACAACGATAGCGGCCATAACGATAGCGTCGACAACGATAGCGTCGACAACAATAGCGTCGACAGCACGAGCGTCAGTGACGCAGGTCCTGACAGTGTCCGTGTCGACGGCGGTCCCGTGGGCAACGCTGGTGTCGACGACGCCCGCGTCTCGGCGGACGGCGGCTCGTCGGACGGGCGGACCTCAGACACGGAGACGTCGTTCGGCCAGCCGCTGTCCACGGACGGCCTGGAGGAGTGCGGCGGCGACCTGAGCGCCACAGGCTCGCCGCCCCTCTTGCGGGAAGAGAACGCCGCCCTTGCCGATCGCAGCCAGCTCGACGAGGACGGCGAGGAATTTGGGGACTTTGGAGCCGCGGGCCCGTTGGGCGAGCAGGCCTTTGCCGGCTCCAACTGCCGCGAAGCCTGCGATGACTTTGGCGACTTCAAAGCCCCCAAAGCTGACGCCGATGAAGAGGGAGGAGCCTCCTTTGGCCATTTTGCAGCCGCCCATGCCAGATGGAGCGCCTTCGGAGAGGAGACGGAGGGCGCGTTGGCCTCCGCCGATGCGTCGTGGGCGCCGTTTGGCTCGGACGACGTCGTCTCAGAGGCCCGGACCCCCGCCGTGGAGCAGGACGGGAGTAGATCCTCG GAGACACCGTGGACTCGAGTGGAGAAGTTGTTGGAAGCGAGCTTTCCCCGGGCCGCAGATGGCGCCGGCGAGGAGCAGGTGGCCTCGCTCAAGACGCTTCTGGAGGCCGCCGGCAG CGCGCTCGGTGGCGGCGTGTGGCCGCGGCTGCGAGATGTCCACCAGGCGGTGGGCCTCAGGCATCAGTGGGGCGGCTCCTACTGCAACAAAACGCTGCTGGCCTGCCTCGGCATCGACACGCGCAACATT ctgttcaccGGACAGAAGAAGCAGCCGCTCATCGTGCCCGTCTACGCCGCCAGcctg GGCATGTTGGAGCCCACCAAAGAGCCAGCCAAGCCCGTCTCGGCGGCAGAGATGATCGCTTCCATCGCGCAAGCGCCACCGGCAACGGCGGCTCAGGGCCCCTCGGATGGCGTccag GAGGCGCTCCCGCCCGTCCAGTTCGACTGGAGCAGCAGTGGCCTTACCAATCCTTTGGACG CCAGCGGCGGCTCCTTCCTGCTAAACCTGGACTTCTTCGGTTCTGTCGACGACTCCGGCTCGTCCTGCTCGGCCGCCATCCCAG GTGTGGACCCCGAACTGGTGGAGCTGACCACGGCCAAGATGGAGTCGGGCGGCGCCGGCAGCCGCGTGGCAGACGCCTTCGCCCGCCTCATGTCCACCGTGGACAAGACCAGCACCTCCACCAG GAGGACGCGTAAGGACGAGAAGCTGAGCTCGGAGG
- the tomm20b gene encoding mitochondrial import receptor subunit TOM20 homolog B — MMVGKTSAIAAAGVCGALFVGYCIYFDRKRRSDPNFKNRLRERRRKQKVAKERAGMAKLPDLQDAEAVQKFFLEEIQLGEELLAQGDYEKGVEHLTNAIAVCGQPQQLLQVLQQTLPPPVFQMLLTKLPGISQRIVSAQSLTEDDIE, encoded by the exons ATGATGGTGGGAAAGACGAGCGCCATCGCCGCGGCGGGAGTGTGCGGGGCCCTCTTCGTCggttattgtatttatttcgaTCGGAAGAGACGCAGCGACCCCAACTTCAAGAACAGGCTGAGGGAAC GGAGGAGGAAACAGAAGGTGGCGAAAGAGCGAGCTGGCATGGCCAAG CTTCCGGATCTTCAAGACGCTGAAGCCGTCCAGAAGTTTTTCCTGGAGGAGATCCAGCTGGGGGAGGAGCTCCTGGCCCAAG GCGACTACGAGAAAGGTGTGGAGCACTTGACCAACGCCATCGCCGTCTGCGGACAGCCTCAACAGCTCCTGCAAGTCCTCCAACAAACGCTGCCGCCGCCCGTCTTCCAGATGCTTCTCACCAAACTGCCCGGCATCAGCCAG cgtaTCGTGAGCGCACAGAGTCTGACCGAGGATGACATTGAGTGA
- the aplf gene encoding aprataxin and PNK-like factor isoform X1, translating into MSGFELVPMDGGDAIQLPPGETVLGRGPFLRVSDKRVSRQHGLLDNRDGRLRLKPTHSNPCFLQASPDEPPRPLPRDAWCPLRRGHIFSLLPGQLMFRVAAAAAADGPLGPSATCEHAGQMAPALLPGPREKRRLPLWMMARVGTSPATSPGRQATKESRRGEETTKVKRRRNEGARADEWTQTTTITERVDVACRQATCWAEDIASSKCDVATCGVTTCAGQAGSKGKQKDQAASQPRAACPYGKDCYRKNPLHLRERSHPGDSDYEEPEENERPECPYGTDCYRDNPLHRKQYKHTKRAARSGTAAAAPHADSHWDSHDSLTDNSEDGHSDSDYVPPPDSD; encoded by the exons ATGTCCGGCTTCGAGCTGGTTCCGATGGACGGCGGGGATGCCATCCAGCTTCCCCCTGGGGAGACTGTCCTGGGCCGGGGCCCTTTCCTCCGA GTGAGCGATAAGAGAGTGTCCAGACAACACGGCCTGCTGGACAACCGAGATGGACGACTGCGCCTCAAGCCG ACGCACTCCAACCCGTGCTTCCTGCAAGCGTCgccggacgagccgcctcgcccgctGCCGAGAGACGCCTGGTGCCCCCTGCGCCGCGGCCACATCTTCTCACTGCTGCCGGGACAGCTCATGTTTcgagtggcggcggcggcggcggcggacggCCCCCTCGG ACCGAGTGCCACGTGTGAACACGCCGGCCAGATGGCACCGGCGCTCTTGCCTGGGCCTCGCGAGAAACGTCGCTTACCTTTGTGGATGATGGCGCGTGTCGGGACGTCCCCCGCCACCTCCCCCGGACGCCAAG CCACCAAGGAAAGCCGACGCGGCGAGGAGACGACAAAAGTCAAGAGGAGACGCAACGAAGGGGCACGCGCAGATGAGTGGACACAAACCACCACCATAACGGAGAGAGTGGACGTCGCGTGCCGACAAGCAACTTGTTGGGCCGAG GACATCGCGTCATCCAAGTGCGACGTCGCAACGTGCGGCGTCACGACGTGCGCTGGACAGGCCGGCTCAAAAGGCAAGCAAAAAGACCAGGCCGCTTCCCAACCGCGAGCTGCGTGTCCGTATGGAAAAGACTGCTACAG GAAGAACCCTCTCCACTTGCGGGAGCGCAGCCATCCCGGAGACTCCGACTACGAAGAGCCGGAGGAGAACGAGCGACCCGAATGTCCCTACGGCACCGACTGCTACAG GGACAATCCTCTTCACCGTAAACAATACAAGCACACAAAGAGAGCAG CTCGCAGCGGGACGGCGGCAGCGGCGCCCCACGCCGATTCCCATTGGGACTCCCATGACAGTTTGACCGACAACAGCGAGGACGGCCATTCCGACTCGGACTACGTCCCTCCGCCTGACTCCGACTGA
- the aplf gene encoding aprataxin and PNK-like factor isoform X2, whose protein sequence is MSGFELVPMDGGDAIQLPPGETVLGRGPFLRVSDKRVSRQHGLLDNRDGRLRLKPTHSNPCFLQASPDEPPRPLPRDAWCPLRRGHIFSLLPGQLMFRVAAAAAADGPLGPSATCEHAGQMAPALLPGPREKRRLPLWMMARVGTSPATSPGRQATKESRRGEETTKVKRRRNEGARADEWTQTTTITERVDVACRQATCWAEVRAKCHPGRAICHIPSSGSRTSRHPSATSQRAASRRALDRPAQKASKKTRPLPNRELRVRMEKTATGRTLSTCGSAAIPETPTTKSRRRTSDPNVPTAPTATGTILFTVNNTSTQREQLAAGRRQRRPTPIPIGTPMTV, encoded by the exons ATGTCCGGCTTCGAGCTGGTTCCGATGGACGGCGGGGATGCCATCCAGCTTCCCCCTGGGGAGACTGTCCTGGGCCGGGGCCCTTTCCTCCGA GTGAGCGATAAGAGAGTGTCCAGACAACACGGCCTGCTGGACAACCGAGATGGACGACTGCGCCTCAAGCCG ACGCACTCCAACCCGTGCTTCCTGCAAGCGTCgccggacgagccgcctcgcccgctGCCGAGAGACGCCTGGTGCCCCCTGCGCCGCGGCCACATCTTCTCACTGCTGCCGGGACAGCTCATGTTTcgagtggcggcggcggcggcggcggacggCCCCCTCGG ACCGAGTGCCACGTGTGAACACGCCGGCCAGATGGCACCGGCGCTCTTGCCTGGGCCTCGCGAGAAACGTCGCTTACCTTTGTGGATGATGGCGCGTGTCGGGACGTCCCCCGCCACCTCCCCCGGACGCCAAG CCACCAAGGAAAGCCGACGCGGCGAGGAGACGACAAAAGTCAAGAGGAGACGCAACGAAGGGGCACGCGCAGATGAGTGGACACAAACCACCACCATAACGGAGAGAGTGGACGTCGCGTGCCGACAAGCAACTTGTTGGGCCGAGGTGCGAGCAAAATGTCATCCCGGCCGGGCCATTTGTCATATTCCATCCAGTGGCAGCAG GACATCGCGTCATCCAAGTGCGACGTCGCAACGTGCGGCGTCACGACGTGCGCTGGACAGGCCGGCTCAAAAGGCAAGCAAAAAGACCAGGCCGCTTCCCAACCGCGAGCTGCGTGTCCGTATGGAAAAGACTGCTACAG GAAGAACCCTCTCCACTTGCGGGAGCGCAGCCATCCCGGAGACTCCGACTACGAAGAGCCGGAGGAGAACGAGCGACCCGAATGTCCCTACGGCACCGACTGCTACAG GGACAATCCTCTTCACCGTAAACAATACAAGCACACAAAGAGAGCAG CTCGCAGCGGGACGGCGGCAGCGGCGCCCCACGCCGATTCCCATTGGGACTCCCATGACAGTTTGA
- the LOC133150774 gene encoding BTB/POZ domain-containing protein 3-like, with protein sequence MAAELFPGKKLLPSASEQQQQEEQEEQEEEQRRRRDQECHHTHDYQNLGSSSSSNNNGGGGGSGQPGCAWQGLYPTIRERNSVMFNNDMMADVYFVVGPPGGTQRVPGHKYVLAVGSSVFHAMFYGELAEDRDEIRIPDVEPPSFLAMLKYIYCDEIELCADTVLATLYAAKKYIVPHLARACVNFLETSLSAKNACVLLSQSCLFEEPELTQRCWEVIDAQAELALRSDGFCDIDAHTLESILRRETLNAKETVLFEAALNWARAECRRRELGPTVENKRLVLGKAIYLIRIPAMALEDFANGAAQSGVLTLNETNDIFLWYTAANKPELLFCSKPRRGLAPQRCHRFQSCAYRSNQWRYRGRCDSIQFAVDKRVFVAGFGLYGSSCGSAEYAAKMELKRQGAAVAQRTVKYFSDGSSSTFAVWFEHPVQIEPDAFYTASVVLDGNELSYFGQEGMTEVQCGKVTFQFQCSSDSTNGTGVQGGQIPELIFYA encoded by the exons ATGGCCGCGGAGTTGTTTCCCGGCAAGAAGCTTCTTCCGTCCGCctcggagcagcagcagcaggaggagcaggaggagcaggaggaggagcagcggcggcggcgggaccaGGAGTGCCATCACACGCACGACTATCAGAACctgggcagcagcagcagcagcaacaacaacggcggcggcggcggctccggGCAGCCCGGCTGCGCCTGGCAGGGCCTTTACCCCACCATCCGCGAGAG GAACTCAGTCATGTTCAACAATGACATGATGGCAGACGTCTACTTTGTGGTGGGACCGCCGGGCGGCACGCAGCGGGTTCCGGGCCACAAG TACGTCCTGGCGGTGGGCAGCTCGGTGTTCCACGCCATGTTCTACGGCGAGCTGGCCGAGGACCGCGACGAGATCCGCATCCCCGATGTGGAGCCGCCGTCCTTCCTGGCCATGCTCAA GTACATCTACTGCGACGAGATCGAGCTGTGCGCCGACACGGTTCTGGCCACGCTGTACGCCGCCAAGAAGTACATAGTGCCGCACCTGGCGCGCGCCTGCGTCAACTTCCTGGAGACCAGCCTGAGCGCCAAGAACGCCTGCGTGCTGCTGTCTCAGAGCTGCCTCTTCGAGGAGCCCGAGCTGACTCAGCGCTGCTGGGAGGTGATCGACGCCCAGGCCGAGCTGGCGCTGCGCTCCGACGGCTTCTGCGACATCGACGCGCACACGCTGGAGAGCATCCTGCGCCGCGAGACGCTCAACGCCAAGGAGACGGTGCTGTTTGAGGCAGCGCTCAACTGGGCCCGGGCCGAGTGCCGGCGCCGGGAACTGGGCCCCACCGTGGAGAACAAGAGACTGGTGCTGGGCAAG gcCATCTACCTGATCCGCATCCCCGCCATGGCTCTGGAGGACTTTGCCAACGGGGCGGCGCAGTCGGGCGTGCTGACGCTGAACGAGACCAACGACATCTTCCTGTGGTACACGGCGGCCAACAAGCCCGAGCTGCTGTTCTGCAGCAAGCCCCGGCGGGGCCTGGCGCCGCAGCGCTGCCACCGCTTCCAGTCGTGCGCCTACCGCAGCAACCAGTGGCGCTACCGCGGCCGCTGCGACAGCATCCAGTTCGCCGTGGACAAGCGCGTCTTTGTGGCCGGCTTCGGCCTCTACGGCTCCAGCTGCGGCTCGGCCGAGTACGCCGCTAAAATGGAGCTGAAGCGGCAGGGCGCCGCCGTGGCCCAGCGCACCGTCAAGTACTTCTCGGACGGCTCCAGCTCCACCTTCGCCGTCTGGTTCGAGCACCCGGTGCAGATCGAGCCCGACGCCTTCTACACGGCCAGCGTGGTGCTGGACGGCAACGAGCTCAGCTACTTTGGCCAGGAGGGCATGACAGAGGTGCAGTGCGGCAAGGTCACCTTCCAGTTCCAGTGCTCCTCGGACAGCACCAACGGCACCGGCGTGCAGGGCGGACAGATTCCCGAGCTCATCTTCTACGCCTGA